One segment of Deltaproteobacteria bacterium DNA contains the following:
- a CDS encoding NAD(P)-dependent oxidoreductase yields MATLGFIGTGGMGSGMAANLLKAGNKLIITDLRREQCQGLEAQGAVFKDSPKAIAESCDVVCSMLPYNQAVQAVGLGKGGLHEAASGAKTWIDFSSIDKKTIVSVDAELSKKGWTILDGSAGGVEEAAAAGTLSLWLSGSKSTFDKHQDIFKAMGNKIIYVGELGNAKLVKNAMAMFAAVIHLSLAETCAWLKKGGLSEDTFRTILKNSQQDSVAIDRIMEIIVSKKYKPRKSWMPKDVGFGLDMAREMEVPMPFVALAYQMFSIAQATGQDGYEATGIACNVYDLITGAKK; encoded by the coding sequence ATGGCAACCCTAGGATTCATAGGCACTGGCGGCATGGGCAGCGGCATGGCGGCCAACTTGCTCAAGGCGGGCAATAAATTAATCATCACCGATCTGCGCCGCGAGCAATGCCAAGGATTGGAAGCCCAAGGCGCGGTATTCAAAGATTCGCCCAAGGCGATCGCGGAGTCCTGCGACGTGGTCTGCTCGATGTTGCCTTATAATCAAGCGGTGCAAGCGGTTGGCTTGGGCAAGGGTGGACTGCATGAAGCGGCCAGCGGCGCGAAAACCTGGATCGACTTCAGCAGCATCGACAAAAAAACCATCGTCAGCGTCGATGCCGAACTTTCTAAAAAAGGTTGGACGATTCTCGATGGCTCGGCGGGCGGCGTCGAAGAGGCGGCCGCGGCCGGCACCTTGTCGCTTTGGCTGTCAGGGTCTAAGTCCACGTTCGACAAGCATCAGGACATCTTCAAGGCGATGGGCAATAAGATTATTTACGTCGGCGAGCTGGGCAACGCAAAGCTGGTGAAAAACGCTATGGCGATGTTCGCTGCGGTGATCCACTTGAGTCTGGCGGAGACTTGCGCCTGGTTGAAAAAGGGCGGTCTCAGCGAAGACACCTTTCGCACGATCCTAAAAAATTCCCAGCAGGATTCGGTCGCCATCGACCGGATCATGGAGATCATCGTCAGCAAAAAATACAAACCGCGCAAATCTTGGATGCCCAAGGACGTCGGCTTCGGCCTCGACATGGCGCGCGAAATGGAAGTGCCGATGCCGTTCGTCGCTTTGGCCTATCAAATGTTTTCCATCGCCCAGGCCACCGGCCAGGACGGCTACGAAGCCACCGGCATCGCCTGCAACGTCTACGACCTCATCACCGGCGCGAAAAAATAG
- the trpC gene encoding indole-3-glycerol phosphate synthase TrpC, which yields MAEILTTIAAHVRGVVERRRRDTPLSVLRERPLFDAPTRGFARALTGATRRIVAEVKKASPSKGLIRADFDPVAIAKDYASHGASAISVLTEDKFFQGELVYLEQIHAAVNVPLLRKDFMLDPYQIDEAKSFGADAVLFIAAMIEPSLMRELRQQASELKLDCLVEVHSEKELATAIDCGAELIGINNRDLKTFDVNLATTERLAPLVPVGKPAVCESGIDSIEQIRRVEKLGIHAFLIGESLMRAPAPGKKLAELLNG from the coding sequence ATGGCCGAAATCCTCACCACTATTGCCGCTCATGTGCGCGGCGTCGTCGAACGTCGCCGCCGCGACACACCTTTATCAGTGTTGCGTGAGCGGCCGTTGTTCGACGCGCCGACACGAGGCTTCGCTCGGGCGCTGACCGGCGCGACGCGCCGGATCGTCGCCGAAGTCAAAAAAGCTTCACCGTCCAAAGGTCTGATTCGCGCCGACTTCGATCCGGTGGCGATCGCCAAGGATTATGCTAGTCATGGCGCCAGCGCGATTTCGGTTTTGACCGAGGACAAATTTTTTCAAGGCGAGTTGGTCTATCTCGAACAAATTCACGCCGCGGTCAACGTGCCACTGCTGCGCAAAGATTTCATGCTCGATCCCTATCAGATCGACGAGGCCAAAAGTTTTGGCGCCGATGCCGTGCTGTTCATCGCGGCGATGATCGAGCCGAGCTTAATGCGAGAGTTGCGCCAGCAGGCGAGTGAGTTGAAACTAGATTGCTTAGTCGAAGTGCATTCGGAAAAGGAACTGGCGACGGCCATCGACTGCGGCGCTGAATTGATCGGCATCAACAATCGCGATCTGAAAACCTTCGATGTCAATTTGGCGACCACCGAGCGGCTGGCGCCGCTTGTTCCCGTCGGCAAGCCCGCGGTGTGCGAGAGCGGCATCGACAGTATTGAGCAGATTCGCCGGGTCGAGAAGTTGGGTATTCACGCCTTTTTGATCGGCGAATCGCTCATGCGTGCGCCCGCGCCGGGGAAAAAGCTGGCCGAGTTGCTAAATGGTTGA
- a CDS encoding 30S ribosomal protein S11, protein MADATDDKQTAEQKAAERAARKKRGRKNVAEGVVHIHSTFNNTIVTISDYQGNVISWSSAGAMGFKGSRKGTPFAAQQAADSAAKKAMDHGLRSVQIFVRGPGAGRESALRALQSAGINISLIKDVTPIPHNGCRPPKRRRV, encoded by the coding sequence ATGGCAGACGCTACGGACGATAAACAAACAGCCGAACAAAAAGCCGCCGAACGGGCGGCGCGCAAGAAACGCGGACGCAAGAACGTCGCTGAAGGCGTGGTGCATATCCACTCGACTTTCAACAATACGATCGTCACGATCAGCGACTATCAGGGCAACGTGATCTCTTGGTCGAGCGCCGGCGCCATGGGTTTCAAAGGCTCGCGCAAGGGCACTCCGTTCGCGGCTCAGCAGGCCGCCGATAGCGCCGCCAAGAAGGCCATGGATCATGGGCTGCGCAGCGTGCAAATTTTCGTGCGCGGGCCGGGTGCGGGCCGCGAGTCGGCGCTCCGGGCGCTGCAGTCCGCGGGAATTAACATCAGTTTGATTAAGGACGTGACGCCGATCCCGCACAACGGCTGCCGTCCGCCGAAACGCCGACGCGTTTGA
- a CDS encoding translation initiation factor IF-1 codes for MSKEDAIEVLGKVLETLPNAMFRVELENGHKVLAHISGKMRMHYIKILPGDKVKIELSPYDLARGRIIFRER; via the coding sequence ATGTCAAAAGAAGATGCCATTGAAGTCCTGGGGAAGGTGTTAGAGACCCTACCCAATGCGATGTTTCGGGTGGAACTGGAAAATGGCCATAAGGTCTTGGCGCATATTTCGGGTAAGATGCGCATGCATTACATCAAAATTCTTCCCGGCGACAAAGTCAAAATTGAATTGTCGCCATATGATTTGGCGCGGGGACGGATAATTTTCCGAGAGCGTTAA
- a CDS encoding DNA-directed RNA polymerase subunit alpha has product MYRHWTDLIKPKQLEVDEKSLTSTFGRFYAEPFERGFGQTLGNSLRRLLLSSLMGASIVAVRIKNILHEFSTVPGVTEDVADIILNLKEVRLRLNESEQQTLKIDAKGPGIVHAKDIIGPAAVDILNPDHKIATLSRDAKLEMEMTVKLGRGYVPAERNREEGVPVDTIFIDAVFSPVLKANFTVGNARVGQRTDYERLVFDVHTDGSVKPDDAMAYAAKILQDQVSIYVNFLEEPRPEKNDNGPAIPLNDNLFRSVDELEFSVRSQNCLQNADIKYIGELVQKSEQEMLQTKNFGHKSLNEIKEILREMGLELGMKVDHFPTREEIDARKRDAEKE; this is encoded by the coding sequence GTGTACAGGCATTGGACCGATTTGATTAAACCAAAGCAGTTGGAGGTGGATGAGAAATCTTTGACCTCGACCTTCGGCCGGTTTTACGCCGAGCCGTTCGAGCGCGGCTTTGGCCAAACCCTCGGCAATTCGCTCAGGCGCCTTTTGCTGTCTTCACTCATGGGCGCGTCAATCGTCGCCGTGCGGATCAAGAATATCTTGCATGAGTTTTCCACCGTGCCGGGCGTCACTGAAGACGTTGCGGACATCATTCTAAACCTCAAAGAGGTGCGGCTCCGTCTCAACGAATCCGAGCAACAGACTCTCAAGATCGACGCCAAGGGGCCGGGCATTGTCCACGCCAAGGACATCATCGGGCCGGCGGCGGTGGATATTCTCAATCCCGATCACAAAATCGCCACCCTGTCGCGGGACGCCAAGCTGGAAATGGAAATGACGGTCAAGCTCGGACGCGGCTATGTGCCGGCGGAACGCAATCGCGAAGAAGGGGTGCCGGTGGACACCATCTTCATCGACGCGGTGTTTTCACCGGTGTTGAAAGCTAACTTCACGGTCGGCAACGCGCGGGTCGGTCAACGCACGGACTATGAGCGGTTGGTTTTCGATGTTCATACCGACGGCAGCGTCAAACCGGACGACGCCATGGCCTACGCCGCCAAGATTTTGCAAGACCAGGTGAGCATCTACGTCAATTTTCTAGAAGAGCCGCGGCCGGAAAAGAACGACAACGGCCCGGCGATTCCGCTCAACGATAATTTATTTCGCAGTGTCGACGAGCTCGAGTTTTCGGTGCGCTCGCAAAATTGTTTGCAGAACGCCGATATCAAATACATCGGCGAGCTGGTGCAAAAGAGCGAACAAGAGATGCTCCAGACCAAAAACTTCGGTCATAAGTCGCTCAATGAGATTAAAGAGATTCTGCGGGAAATGGGCCTAGAACTGGGCATGAAGGTCGATCATTTTCCGACACGTGAAGAAATCGACGCGCGCAAGCGCGATGCCGAAAAGGAATAG
- the trpD gene encoding anthranilate phosphoribosyltransferase: protein MNIREAIDKLVNRVNLSEADTVDVMNQIMTGEATPLQVAAFLTALRMKGETVEEITGAARVMREKAHRVNVGGKTVLDTCGTGGDQKGTFNISTTAAFVVAGAGVDVAKHGNRSVSSQSGSADVLGALGVKVDAPKERVEQCIAKIGIGFLFAPLLHEAMKYAVGPRRDIGIRTIFNILGPLTNPAMASHQLIGIYSGELVGAIANVLKNLGSARAMVVHGLEGLDEISLCGPTNVAELRDGQVKEYILEPEQVGLTRCKLEDLHGGSAEQSAQIVKAILAGEKGPARDVVLLNSGAALYVSGKADSVKAGIALAAASIDSGKARQKLEQLVELTNAA from the coding sequence ATGAACATTCGCGAAGCAATCGACAAGCTGGTCAATCGCGTCAATCTTTCCGAGGCCGACACTGTGGACGTGATGAATCAGATCATGACCGGCGAGGCGACGCCTTTGCAGGTGGCGGCGTTTCTGACCGCGCTACGCATGAAGGGCGAGACCGTCGAGGAGATCACCGGCGCGGCGCGGGTGATGCGAGAGAAAGCTCATCGGGTCAACGTCGGCGGCAAAACCGTTCTCGATACTTGCGGCACCGGCGGCGATCAGAAGGGTACGTTTAATATCTCCACCACTGCGGCATTCGTTGTCGCCGGCGCCGGCGTCGATGTCGCCAAGCATGGCAACCGTTCGGTGTCGAGCCAATCCGGCAGCGCCGATGTCTTGGGCGCTTTGGGCGTCAAAGTCGACGCGCCCAAAGAGCGCGTCGAGCAGTGCATCGCCAAGATCGGCATCGGGTTTCTGTTCGCGCCGCTGCTCCATGAAGCGATGAAATATGCCGTCGGACCGCGCCGCGATATCGGCATCCGGACGATCTTCAATATTCTCGGACCGCTGACCAATCCGGCGATGGCGAGTCATCAATTAATCGGTATTTACAGCGGCGAACTGGTCGGCGCCATTGCCAACGTGCTAAAAAATCTCGGCAGCGCCCGCGCCATGGTCGTGCATGGCTTGGAAGGTCTGGACGAAATCTCTCTGTGCGGTCCGACCAATGTCGCTGAATTGCGTGACGGCCAAGTCAAAGAATATATTTTGGAACCCGAACAGGTCGGCCTCACGCGCTGCAAGTTGGAAGATCTGCACGGCGGCAGCGCCGAGCAAAGCGCGCAGATCGTCAAAGCGATTCTCGCCGGCGAAAAAGGGCCGGCGCGCGATGTCGTTTTGCTCAACAGCGGCGCGGCGCTTTATGTCAGCGGCAAGGCGGATTCGGTTAAAGCCGGCATCGCCTTGGCGGCGGCGTCCATCGATTCCGGCAAGGCGCGGCAAAAACTGGAGCAATTGGTCGAGCTTACCAATGCCGCGTGA
- a CDS encoding SPOR domain-containing protein — protein sequence MAENRRGKENRFYFSRGQMVLLGGAFTLASLVIFFIGMFVGKGIEERKIAKREEPLVKIPLKPEAGATTGNVDAKKDEITFNVPAPKEPALPLAEEKAKPEKPPEKVAKAKAEAPTPRAEKKSETVKAEAAAKTTEANGEAADAGKVWRAQVNAFPDERSAKLLVDRLKNKGYNAYVSETQNRGKTWYRVSVGRYNSRDEAEKIVEALRTKENHPQAFAASK from the coding sequence ATGGCGGAAAATCGCAGGGGCAAAGAAAACCGATTTTACTTTAGCCGCGGCCAAATGGTGCTGCTGGGCGGCGCCTTCACTTTGGCGTCGTTGGTGATTTTTTTCATTGGCATGTTTGTCGGCAAGGGGATTGAGGAAAGAAAGATCGCCAAGCGCGAAGAGCCGCTGGTAAAAATCCCGCTGAAGCCGGAAGCCGGCGCAACCACCGGCAACGTGGACGCGAAGAAAGACGAAATCACTTTTAACGTCCCAGCGCCTAAGGAGCCGGCGCTGCCGTTGGCGGAAGAAAAGGCCAAGCCAGAGAAGCCGCCTGAAAAGGTCGCCAAGGCTAAGGCCGAGGCGCCAACGCCCAGGGCGGAGAAGAAAAGCGAAACCGTCAAAGCTGAAGCAGCCGCGAAAACAACTGAAGCCAATGGCGAAGCTGCTGACGCCGGCAAAGTTTGGCGCGCCCAGGTCAACGCTTTTCCCGACGAGAGGTCGGCGAAACTGTTGGTTGATCGGCTAAAAAATAAAGGCTACAACGCCTATGTGAGCGAGACCCAGAACCGCGGCAAAACTTGGTATCGGGTGAGCGTCGGCCGCTATAACTCCCGCGACGAGGCGGAAAAAATCGTCGAAGCGCTGCGCACCAAAGAGAATCATCCGCAGGCCTTCGCCGCGTCCAAATGA
- a CDS encoding arginine--tRNA ligase → MRSHLTALLADAVEKTAQGLELNATALPPVLLEPPKQREFGDLSSNVAMLWAKSAKKPPRALAEAILKNIDDRDGILARQEIAGPGFLNFTFAPKFYFEQLRDIDAGKNSQLNIGHGQKVQVEFASVNPTGPLHVGHGRVAVIGDVLARLYEATGFVVEREYYVNDAGNQMENLGLSLYARYREAFGEVAEFPEGGYPGEYVNELAGEVKARDGDKYLHGDKASAVSFFRQYGGDSLLKTIRGQLGEFSIRFDCYFSEKAMRERGEVNDSMTRLRELGLLYSQDGAEWYRSTQFGDDKDRTVIKSDGELTYFAADIAYHRNKFERQFTKLINVWGADHHGYVARLKAAMQGLGYDAKQLQVVLVQMVQLTRGGEPVRMGKRTGDFVALEEVLEEVGRDAARFFFLMRKSDSHLDFDLELAKKQSSDNPVFYVQYAHARVASIFEQAAKQGVALGDHASVQIERLELAEELELVRRMIEFNEVLEESVRELEPHKMVFYLLEFAGEFHRYYNRHRVVSEDLELSRARLLLLENVQKTMRRGLEILGVTAPYKMANRGEVEAAPS, encoded by the coding sequence ATGCGAAGTCATCTTACCGCGCTTTTGGCCGACGCCGTTGAGAAAACGGCGCAAGGTCTGGAGCTGAATGCGACGGCGCTGCCGCCGGTGTTGCTGGAGCCGCCCAAGCAGCGCGAGTTTGGCGATCTGTCGTCCAACGTCGCCATGCTTTGGGCCAAGAGCGCCAAGAAGCCGCCGCGGGCGCTGGCCGAAGCGATTCTCAAGAACATCGACGATCGCGACGGGATTCTCGCGCGCCAGGAGATCGCCGGGCCGGGGTTTCTCAACTTTACTTTCGCGCCGAAATTCTACTTTGAGCAGCTGCGCGACATCGACGCCGGGAAGAATTCGCAGCTCAATATCGGCCACGGCCAAAAGGTTCAAGTGGAGTTTGCCAGTGTCAATCCGACCGGGCCGCTGCACGTCGGCCACGGTCGGGTGGCGGTGATCGGCGATGTCCTGGCGCGCTTGTATGAAGCGACTGGCTTTGTCGTCGAACGAGAATATTACGTCAACGACGCCGGCAACCAGATGGAAAATCTTGGCCTGTCTCTGTACGCGCGCTATCGCGAAGCGTTCGGCGAGGTTGCGGAATTTCCCGAGGGCGGCTACCCGGGCGAGTACGTCAACGAGCTTGCCGGCGAAGTCAAAGCGCGGGATGGCGATAAATATTTGCATGGCGACAAAGCGAGCGCGGTGAGCTTTTTTCGCCAGTACGGCGGCGATTCCTTGTTGAAGACCATCCGCGGCCAGCTCGGCGAGTTCAGCATCCGTTTCGATTGCTATTTCAGCGAGAAGGCGATGCGCGAGCGCGGCGAAGTGAACGATTCGATGACCCGCCTGCGCGAGCTCGGTTTGCTTTATTCCCAAGACGGTGCCGAGTGGTATCGCTCGACGCAGTTTGGCGACGACAAGGACCGCACGGTGATCAAGAGCGACGGCGAGTTGACTTACTTCGCCGCCGACATCGCCTATCACCGCAATAAGTTCGAGCGCCAGTTCACCAAGCTGATCAATGTCTGGGGCGCGGACCATCATGGCTACGTGGCGCGCTTGAAGGCGGCAATGCAGGGGCTGGGCTACGATGCCAAGCAATTGCAAGTTGTCCTAGTCCAGATGGTCCAGTTGACCCGCGGCGGCGAGCCGGTGCGGATGGGCAAGCGCACCGGCGATTTTGTCGCCTTGGAAGAGGTTCTCGAAGAAGTTGGCCGGGACGCGGCGCGTTTTTTCTTTTTGATGCGCAAGTCGGACAGCCATCTCGACTTCGATTTGGAATTGGCGAAAAAACAGTCGAGCGACAATCCGGTGTTCTACGTTCAATACGCCCACGCCCGGGTGGCGAGCATTTTCGAGCAGGCGGCTAAGCAAGGCGTTGCGCTAGGCGACCACGCGAGCGTTCAAATCGAGCGTTTGGAATTGGCCGAAGAGTTGGAGCTGGTGCGCCGGATGATCGAGTTCAACGAGGTCTTGGAAGAGTCGGTGCGCGAGCTTGAACCGCACAAGATGGTTTTCTATTTACTCGAATTCGCCGGCGAGTTTCATCGTTACTACAACCGCCATCGGGTGGTTTCGGAAGATTTGGAGCTCAGCCGGGCGCGCTTGTTGTTATTAGAAAATGTCCAGAAGACGATGCGCCGCGGCTTGGAGATATTGGGTGTGACCGCGCCGTATAAAATGGCCAACCGCGGCGAAGTTGAGGCGGCGCCGTCCTGA
- a CDS encoding RNA 2'-phosphotransferase: MALAPERLSRFLTFLLRHKPKDYPLTFDHEGFAPWQEVVDMVQERFYDVTEEQIRELIDGAEKKRFEIRGDKVRATYGHSFPVDLGNADTAPPAQLYVGATRDLADAMLRNGLAPRDRQYVHLSVTAEEAESVAKRHDPAPAILIVDAQAAHAAGVRFHESGPLFLVESVPAKFLSLR; this comes from the coding sequence ATGGCGCTCGCACCCGAACGGCTGTCGCGCTTTCTGACTTTTCTCCTGCGCCACAAGCCGAAGGATTATCCGCTGACCTTCGACCACGAGGGCTTCGCGCCATGGCAAGAAGTCGTCGACATGGTGCAGGAGCGTTTCTACGACGTCACCGAAGAGCAGATTCGTGAGCTGATCGACGGGGCGGAGAAAAAGCGCTTCGAGATCCGCGGCGACAAAGTGCGCGCCACTTACGGTCATTCTTTTCCTGTCGATCTTGGCAACGCCGACACGGCGCCGCCGGCGCAGCTTTACGTAGGCGCAACGCGGGATTTGGCTGACGCGATGCTCCGTAACGGCCTCGCGCCGCGCGACCGCCAATATGTTCACTTGAGCGTGACCGCTGAAGAGGCTGAGTCGGTGGCCAAACGGCACGACCCCGCTCCGGCGATTCTGATTGTCGACGCTCAAGCGGCCCACGCCGCAGGCGTTCGCTTCCACGAGTCCGGGCCGCTGTTCTTAGTCGAGAGCGTTCCCGCGAAGTTTTTGTCGCTGCGCTAG
- a CDS encoding 30S ribosomal protein S13, with translation MARIAGVDLPRAKRMEIALTYIYGIGRNSSRDILRQSGVSLDLKTDDLSDEDIAKIRGILDQGIKVEGDLRRDVTANIKRHLDMGSYRGNRHRRNLPVRGQRTHTNARTRKGPRKTVAGKKVAPTK, from the coding sequence ATGGCACGTATCGCAGGAGTCGACCTTCCGAGAGCCAAGCGCATGGAAATTGCGCTGACTTATATATACGGCATCGGGCGCAATTCGTCACGGGATATTTTGCGTCAATCCGGCGTTTCGCTCGATCTCAAGACCGACGATTTGAGCGACGAGGATATCGCCAAGATTCGTGGGATTCTCGATCAGGGCATCAAGGTTGAAGGAGATTTACGGCGCGACGTGACGGCAAATATTAAGCGCCACTTGGACATGGGCTCCTATCGCGGCAATCGCCACCGGAGAAATCTGCCGGTGCGCGGCCAACGAACCCACACCAACGCGCGCACGCGCAAGGGACCGCGCAAGACCGTGGCCGGCAAAAAAGTCGCGCCGACGAAGTAA
- a CDS encoding prepilin-type N-terminal cleavage/methylation domain-containing protein, with product MKKLRLQSDSGFTLIELLVVVAIIGILAAIAIPQFAAYRKRGNEAQVKSDLRNAAVAQEAYFAANSTYFNGTLVRGTPPGFNVTNGVSIGATVAGNGTYTISASHTNCTGVTWTFSSVNGSIGGPACP from the coding sequence ATGAAAAAGCTACGTTTGCAGAGCGATTCAGGTTTTACCCTGATCGAGTTATTGGTTGTCGTCGCGATCATCGGAATTTTGGCCGCCATCGCGATCCCGCAGTTTGCCGCCTACCGTAAGCGCGGTAACGAGGCTCAGGTTAAGTCGGATCTGCGAAACGCCGCCGTCGCCCAGGAAGCTTACTTCGCGGCGAATTCGACCTATTTCAACGGCACGCTTGTGAGGGGTACCCCTCCTGGCTTCAACGTCACTAACGGAGTCAGCATCGGTGCTACCGTTGCTGGTAACGGTACCTATACGATCTCTGCGTCGCATACCAATTGTACCGGTGTGACCTGGACGTTTAGCAGCGTCAACGGTTCGATTGGCGGCCCGGCATGTCCGTAA
- a CDS encoding phosphoribosylanthranilate isomerase, translated as MASVKIKVCGITSLLDAEKAIEFGADMLGFNFYPPSPRCITPEQARDMLGQLPRDCFNIALFVNEPREKVAQTIAQGVLADGRQAYAGLQFHGEESADYCRGWDLKVIKAIRVKERASLDVMQSYGADFYLLDSFSAGYGGSGAQFPWEWLDGIDASKLILSGGLRVDNVAEAIRRIHPYGVDVCSGVEARPGIKDHGKLKEFITAAKAA; from the coding sequence ATGGCGTCGGTTAAAATCAAAGTCTGCGGGATCACGTCATTGCTTGATGCCGAAAAGGCGATCGAGTTCGGCGCGGATATGCTCGGTTTTAACTTCTACCCGCCCAGTCCGCGCTGCATCACGCCGGAGCAGGCGCGCGACATGCTCGGGCAATTGCCGCGGGATTGTTTCAACATCGCGCTGTTCGTCAACGAGCCGCGTGAGAAGGTCGCTCAGACCATCGCCCAAGGCGTGTTGGCGGACGGACGGCAGGCTTACGCTGGCTTGCAATTTCACGGCGAAGAAAGCGCCGACTATTGTCGCGGCTGGGATCTGAAAGTGATCAAGGCGATTCGCGTAAAAGAGCGCGCTTCGCTCGATGTCATGCAAAGTTATGGCGCCGATTTTTATTTGCTCGATTCCTTTTCCGCGGGCTACGGCGGATCGGGAGCGCAGTTTCCCTGGGAGTGGCTCGACGGTATCGACGCGAGCAAGCTGATTCTTTCCGGCGGGCTGCGGGTCGACAATGTCGCCGAGGCGATCCGCCGGATTCATCCCTACGGTGTTGACGTGTGTAGCGGCGTGGAAGCGCGCCCAGGTATTAAGGATCATGGGAAACTCAAAGAATTTATCACTGCCGCCAAAGCTGCCTGA
- a CDS encoding 30S ribosomal protein S4 — protein sequence MARYTDSVCRLCRRENLKLFLKGERCYTDKCAIERRNYPPGQHGQGRPKFSEYSLQLREKQKVKRMYGLMENQFRRTFAEAARTKGITGETLLVLLERRLDNVTYRLGFASSRAEARTLVRHGHILVNGRKVNIPSFTVKVGDVVTVKESSRQITRVLSAMEGSQRRGVPDWADIDRDACSGRIKILPSRNDITMPINEKLIVELYSK from the coding sequence TTGGCTAGATACACAGATTCCGTGTGCCGGCTTTGCAGGCGCGAAAACCTCAAGCTCTTTCTTAAGGGAGAGCGTTGTTACACCGACAAGTGCGCCATCGAGCGGCGCAATTATCCTCCCGGACAACATGGCCAGGGGCGGCCGAAATTTTCCGAGTACAGCTTGCAGCTGCGCGAGAAGCAGAAGGTCAAGCGCATGTACGGCTTGATGGAAAATCAGTTTCGCCGCACCTTCGCCGAAGCGGCGCGTACCAAAGGCATCACCGGCGAGACCTTGCTGGTATTGCTCGAGCGGCGTCTCGACAACGTGACCTATCGTCTCGGCTTCGCCAGCTCCCGCGCCGAAGCGCGCACGCTGGTGCGCCACGGCCATATTTTGGTGAACGGCAGAAAAGTCAACATTCCGTCCTTTACCGTCAAAGTCGGCGACGTCGTGACGGTAAAAGAATCGAGTCGGCAGATTACCCGAGTGCTTTCCGCCATGGAGGGCTCACAACGGCGCGGCGTGCCGGACTGGGCCGACATCGATCGCGACGCTTGCAGCGGCCGGATCAAAATCCTGCCGTCGCGCAACGACATTACGATGCCGATCAACGAAAAGCTGATCGTCGAATTGTATTCGAAGTAA
- a CDS encoding 50S ribosomal protein L36 — protein MKVRASVKKICNKCIVIRRKRVVRVLCENTKHKQRQG, from the coding sequence GTGAAGGTTAGAGCTTCGGTAAAAAAGATTTGTAACAAGTGTATTGTTATCCGCCGCAAGCGCGTCGTGCGGGTGCTGTGCGAAAACACCAAACATAAACAGCGCCAAGGCTAA
- a CDS encoding 50S ribosomal protein L17 yields the protein MRHLKSGRQLSRNSSHRWALMRNLITALLREEKIQTTDPKCKELRRWVERVITLGKRGDLHARRQALSIVFDKTVVKKLFDTIGPRFKDRPGGYTRIIKLGLRHGDAAQMAQIELVGSEAVAESASGGAKKGRRARRREREQKEQVAAA from the coding sequence ATGCGTCATCTCAAGTCGGGCAGACAGCTCAGCCGTAACTCCAGCCATCGCTGGGCGCTGATGCGCAACCTCATCACCGCGCTGCTGCGCGAGGAGAAGATTCAAACCACCGACCCCAAGTGCAAGGAGTTGCGCCGTTGGGTCGAGCGGGTGATCACGCTCGGTAAGCGCGGCGATTTGCACGCGCGCCGCCAAGCGTTGAGCATCGTTTTTGACAAAACCGTGGTGAAAAAGCTTTTCGATACCATCGGCCCGCGCTTCAAAGATCGCCCAGGTGGCTATACACGGATCATCAAGCTCGGTCTCCGCCATGGCGACGCCGCCCAGATGGCGCAGATCGAGCTGGTAGGTTCGGAAGCGGTGGCGGAAAGCGCCAGTGGCGGTGCTAAGAAAGGCCGCAGAGCACGCCGTCGCGAACGCGAGCAAAAGGAGCAGGTGGCTGCGGCCTAG